In Pseudovibrio brasiliensis, the following are encoded in one genomic region:
- a CDS encoding M16 family metallopeptidase, which produces MHVIRHLMVPALLSTGLAFSVPVFAQDAATPPQPKPTAAAQQSQWFPETDLKLHPRVISRQLPNGMRYLMVQSQSPKNQIEVRMAVDAGSSLEKAPEPGTAHYLEHMAFNGSTNVPEGEMVALLEREGLAFGAGTNATTTLNTTTYRLSLPSADAELLDTALFIMRETASELTLSDSAIDRERGVVASEIRGNYGPGYDAMVSRFAFLYPGIKSRTLLPVGTMKGIDAMDQATLRDFYQNYYTPGRTTLVITGDIDVQATDAAIQKHFADWKRPANAQELDSKEPDFGTLQAAQEPRAAIFVEPSLPTVVSLYLVKPSQERVDNLQTRIDNAVRGIGISILQERLRDAALASHDTMVSAGTSYYHEDFADTIVASATLATDKWQEGFALLEQKLRQTLAYGVTQEEVDRQLVDRLNSLEVALKAEETLPNRTIANILVRDVLNERVTTSSADNLAFFKEHFSDLKAARVSKALLELWDNAKPNLFMTTAEAIPNAEETLLSVFAKSQKQPVAAFEAKALSSFDYESFGEKGKVAQQTISSFGQIRSYTFENGVVLNFKQTDFDKGKVFVSLRTGHGIEDLPADKDGLAGFFQSAFIVGGLGKYSVADLDKVLSGTQVGVGLSFGEDGISGQYSTTPDDLKLQLQVIAAYLTDPAYRPEGAAFYKKSLKEAYKHSRISPEAVLGREFSRILHGGDKRWGTGTEEELLQRNYEELKPIISRIAQNGPVEIGIVGDLEVQVALDAVAETFGALQHTFEVPAHSYAAGIAFPDAQAVSLTHEGDKDAALLQYYWKTSDDADAAQSYTLQLLQGVMELRLRDELREAMGASYSPYAFNLNSNTIKDFGYIGLSSSLKVDDVELAETVYQDIVKGLQVTGNITEDELLRARQPILEAMNNAEHSNGLWFELASQAISYPEAIQRYQDYTKILKQITPEDLVVAATDFLVPERNVTLKILPE; this is translated from the coding sequence ATGCATGTAATCCGACACCTTATGGTGCCAGCACTGCTGAGTACCGGACTGGCCTTTTCTGTTCCTGTTTTCGCACAGGATGCTGCCACGCCGCCTCAGCCCAAGCCAACTGCCGCTGCCCAGCAATCACAATGGTTTCCTGAAACAGATCTGAAACTGCATCCGCGCGTTATTTCGCGCCAACTGCCCAATGGCATGCGCTATCTGATGGTACAGAGCCAATCACCGAAGAACCAGATTGAAGTTCGCATGGCGGTTGATGCTGGCTCATCCCTTGAAAAAGCACCGGAACCGGGCACGGCACACTATCTTGAACACATGGCATTCAACGGTTCCACCAATGTGCCGGAAGGCGAAATGGTTGCCTTGCTGGAACGTGAGGGACTGGCTTTTGGTGCCGGAACCAATGCCACGACCACATTGAACACCACAACCTATCGCCTGTCCCTGCCCTCTGCCGATGCTGAGCTGTTGGATACGGCCCTGTTCATCATGCGCGAGACTGCCAGTGAGCTGACGCTTTCTGACAGTGCAATTGATCGTGAGCGCGGCGTTGTTGCCTCTGAAATTCGTGGCAATTACGGGCCGGGCTATGACGCGATGGTTTCTCGTTTTGCCTTCCTTTATCCGGGCATCAAATCACGCACCCTGCTGCCAGTGGGCACCATGAAAGGCATTGATGCCATGGATCAGGCCACGCTGCGCGATTTCTACCAGAATTACTACACACCGGGCAGAACCACTCTGGTGATCACCGGTGACATTGATGTGCAGGCAACTGACGCTGCTATTCAAAAACACTTTGCAGATTGGAAGCGCCCTGCCAATGCCCAGGAGCTGGACAGCAAAGAGCCTGATTTTGGCACGCTGCAGGCGGCGCAAGAACCACGTGCCGCGATCTTCGTTGAGCCTTCTTTGCCAACTGTTGTGAGCCTCTATCTGGTCAAGCCCTCTCAGGAGCGTGTCGACAATCTGCAGACCCGCATTGATAACGCAGTGCGCGGTATCGGGATCAGCATTTTGCAGGAGCGCCTGCGGGATGCAGCGCTTGCTTCTCACGACACCATGGTGAGCGCCGGAACAAGCTATTACCACGAAGATTTTGCGGACACGATTGTTGCCAGCGCGACACTTGCCACAGACAAATGGCAGGAAGGCTTTGCGCTGCTGGAGCAGAAGCTGCGCCAAACCCTGGCTTATGGCGTGACGCAGGAAGAAGTTGACCGCCAGTTGGTGGATCGGCTCAACTCGCTGGAAGTTGCGTTGAAAGCAGAAGAGACGCTGCCAAACCGGACCATTGCCAACATTCTGGTGCGTGATGTGCTCAATGAGCGGGTCACCACTTCATCCGCCGATAATCTGGCGTTCTTCAAAGAGCACTTTTCTGATTTGAAAGCGGCGCGGGTTTCAAAAGCACTGCTGGAGCTTTGGGACAATGCAAAGCCGAACCTTTTCATGACCACCGCTGAGGCCATTCCAAATGCAGAGGAAACGCTTCTTTCCGTGTTTGCTAAAAGCCAGAAGCAGCCGGTTGCAGCTTTTGAAGCCAAGGCTTTGAGCAGCTTTGACTACGAGAGCTTTGGTGAGAAAGGCAAAGTGGCCCAGCAGACCATCAGCAGCTTTGGTCAGATCCGTTCCTACACCTTTGAAAACGGTGTGGTGCTAAACTTCAAGCAGACGGATTTTGACAAGGGCAAGGTGTTTGTTTCCCTGCGTACCGGTCACGGTATTGAGGATTTGCCTGCTGACAAGGATGGTTTGGCAGGGTTCTTCCAGAGCGCGTTCATTGTTGGCGGGCTTGGCAAGTACTCGGTTGCGGATCTGGACAAGGTTCTTTCCGGCACGCAGGTTGGTGTTGGTCTTTCCTTTGGCGAGGATGGCATTTCCGGCCAGTACAGCACGACGCCGGATGATTTGAAGCTGCAGCTGCAGGTGATTGCAGCGTATCTGACTGATCCGGCTTATCGTCCTGAGGGCGCAGCGTTTTACAAGAAGAGCCTGAAAGAAGCCTACAAGCACTCCCGCATTTCGCCGGAGGCTGTTCTGGGCCGCGAATTCTCCCGCATTCTCCATGGCGGTGACAAGCGTTGGGGCACTGGCACCGAAGAGGAGCTGCTGCAGCGGAATTATGAGGAGCTGAAGCCGATCATCAGCCGTATTGCTCAAAACGGGCCGGTGGAAATTGGCATTGTGGGGGATCTTGAGGTTCAGGTAGCGCTTGATGCGGTTGCGGAAACCTTTGGCGCTTTGCAGCATACCTTTGAGGTTCCAGCACACAGCTATGCAGCTGGCATTGCGTTTCCTGATGCGCAGGCGGTGTCGCTGACGCATGAGGGCGACAAGGATGCGGCGCTGCTGCAGTATTACTGGAAGACCAGTGATGATGCGGATGCGGCGCAGAGCTATACCTTGCAGCTGCTGCAAGGTGTGATGGAGCTGCGTTTGCGCGATGAACTGCGTGAAGCAATGGGTGCCTCTTACAGCCCTTATGCTTTCAACCTGAACTCCAACACGATCAAAGACTTCGGCTACATTGGCCTGTCCAGCTCGCTCAAGGTAGACGACGTTGAGCTGGCGGAGACGGTGTATCAGGATATCGTCAAAGGATTGCAGGTGACGGGCAACATCACCGAGGATGAGCTGCTGCGCGCGCGCCAGCCGATCCTTGAGGCGATGAACAATGCTGAGCACAGCAACGGGCTGTGGTTTGAGCTGGCCAGCCAGGCTATCAGCTACCCGGAAGCAATCCAGCGCTATCAGGATTACACAAAGATCCTGAAGCAGATTACACCAGAAGATCTGGTGGTGGCCGCCACAGATTTCCTCGTGCCAGAGCGGAACGTGACGCTGAAGATTTTGCCGGAGTAA
- a CDS encoding cysteine rich repeat-containing protein yields the protein MMKSVSTALFGVGLMFAATSFNASAQDAARGVFQACEPEIKAHCSEVTPGEGRIFACMYAYEDKLSAKCSHAIDDLADAMDFLFANANEALAICAPDIEAQCSETEVGGGRILTCLSEKQDKVGAECKQVIDIFSEKFGLKDDKS from the coding sequence ATGATGAAATCAGTTAGCACTGCTTTGTTCGGCGTTGGCCTGATGTTTGCCGCCACCAGCTTCAATGCATCCGCGCAGGATGCGGCCAGAGGCGTGTTTCAGGCCTGTGAGCCGGAGATCAAAGCTCATTGCAGCGAGGTGACACCCGGTGAAGGACGCATCTTCGCCTGCATGTACGCCTATGAAGACAAGCTGAGCGCCAAATGCTCTCATGCTATTGATGATCTTGCTGATGCAATGGACTTTCTGTTTGCCAATGCCAATGAGGCTCTAGCAATTTGCGCGCCCGACATTGAGGCACAATGCTCAGAAACGGAAGTCGGCGGAGGCCGCATTCTGACGTGCCTGAGTGAAAAGCAAGACAAAGTTGGAGCTGAATGCAAGCAAGTGATTGATATTTTCAGCGAGAAGTTTGGCTTGAAGGATGACAAATCCTAA
- a CDS encoding nucleotidyltransferase family protein, protein MSMSVSATSAPSGYSPPKEKIPSLPTRVSPVHHGAGEQGRVYFIEEVIRSTALYDLLKVLRDAQLPDAWLASGAIYQSVWNALTGREAGHGIKDYDLIYHDDSDTSYEAEDRVIKQLTNACEPLGLPVEIRNQARVHLWFPKHFGMDYPKLGCSLESLLYYASTTHSVAARLHDDDRLQIEAPFGLEPIFQLQMLPNKVLPNQQTFTQKATRLTKHWPELTIVPW, encoded by the coding sequence ATGTCCATGTCAGTTTCTGCGACCTCCGCCCCATCCGGCTATTCCCCTCCCAAGGAGAAGATCCCCTCCTTGCCAACACGTGTCTCCCCTGTTCACCATGGCGCAGGTGAGCAGGGGCGCGTGTATTTTATCGAAGAGGTCATCCGCTCTACTGCCCTCTATGATCTGCTGAAAGTCCTACGTGATGCCCAGCTGCCAGATGCCTGGCTTGCCTCCGGCGCAATCTACCAAAGCGTCTGGAATGCACTAACGGGCAGGGAGGCTGGCCACGGCATCAAGGATTACGACCTGATCTACCATGATGACTCCGATACATCCTATGAAGCAGAAGACCGCGTCATCAAGCAGCTCACCAACGCCTGCGAACCGCTGGGCCTACCGGTCGAAATCCGCAATCAGGCTCGCGTGCACCTCTGGTTTCCCAAGCACTTCGGCATGGATTACCCCAAACTCGGCTGCTCGCTGGAATCTCTGCTCTACTACGCCTCAACAACCCACTCCGTCGCCGCCCGCCTGCACGACGATGACCGCCTGCAGATCGAAGCCCCGTTCGGGCTGGAGCCCATCTTCCAGTTGCAGATGCTCCCCAACAAGGTCCTGCCCAACCAGCAAACCTTCACCCAAAAAGCTACCCGCCTCACCAAACACTGGCCCGAACTCACAATCGTCCCATGGTAA
- the pyrC gene encoding dihydroorotase produces MTETRLTIRRPDDWHLHLRDGDMLKSVLPSTSANFGRAIIMPNLVPPVVTSQDAEGYRDRILAAMPEGHDFTPLMTLYLTETTDADDLEQAAKSGLVTAVKLYPAGATTNSQSGVRDFDKVAGVLERMAEIGLPLLVHGEVTTPDVDIFDREAVFIETVLDPIRRKFPKLKVVMEHITTEEGVNYAKSGGDNLGATITTHHLIINRNDLLVGGIKPHFYCLPVAKREKHRLALRAAATSGDARFFLGTDSAPHLDQNKLCECGCAGIFSSLNTMSCLAHVFEEEGALDKLEAFASLNGPAFYGMAPNTTTIDLVKTDEKVVYPPNIPTPEGPVTLFNPGFDIFWKVENEK; encoded by the coding sequence ATGACCGAGACCCGCCTGACCATTAGACGGCCTGATGACTGGCACCTGCACTTACGTGATGGCGACATGTTGAAGTCTGTTTTGCCATCAACTTCGGCAAACTTTGGCCGCGCGATTATCATGCCCAACTTGGTGCCACCTGTTGTCACCAGTCAGGATGCTGAGGGTTACCGGGATCGCATTCTGGCAGCGATGCCCGAAGGCCACGACTTTACCCCGCTCATGACGCTTTATCTCACCGAGACCACGGATGCAGATGATCTGGAGCAGGCAGCCAAGTCTGGTCTTGTCACAGCGGTGAAGCTTTATCCTGCTGGCGCGACAACCAACTCGCAGAGTGGTGTACGCGACTTTGACAAGGTGGCTGGCGTTCTGGAGCGGATGGCAGAGATTGGCCTGCCGCTTCTGGTACATGGTGAAGTGACCACGCCAGACGTGGACATCTTTGACCGTGAGGCGGTGTTCATTGAAACTGTGCTGGACCCGATCCGCCGCAAGTTTCCTAAGCTGAAAGTGGTGATGGAACACATCACGACAGAAGAAGGCGTCAACTACGCCAAGTCTGGCGGTGACAATCTGGGCGCGACGATCACCACGCACCACCTGATCATCAACCGCAATGACCTTCTTGTTGGTGGCATCAAGCCTCACTTCTACTGTCTGCCGGTGGCAAAGCGTGAAAAGCACCGTCTTGCACTGCGGGCCGCGGCGACCTCAGGTGATGCGCGGTTCTTCCTTGGTACAGACAGTGCTCCGCACCTTGACCAGAACAAGCTGTGCGAGTGTGGCTGTGCGGGCATCTTCTCTTCGCTCAACACCATGAGCTGTCTGGCGCATGTGTTTGAAGAGGAAGGTGCGCTCGACAAGCTTGAGGCATTTGCCTCGCTCAACGGCCCGGCGTTTTATGGCATGGCGCCCAACACGACCACCATTGATCTGGTGAAGACCGATGAGAAGGTTGTTTACCCGCCGAACATTCCGACGCCGGAAGGGCCGGTGACCCTCTTCAATCCAGGATTTGATATATTCTGGAAGGTTGAGAACGAGAAATAA
- a CDS encoding M10 family metallopeptidase C-terminal domain-containing protein, translating to MTNLYETRDAADDASTSYRLRDTGQYAQGTQDNIFETVQGTISNDGDHDWYKVELVAGQTYTFAAIGTFDGESRLVDPYLRLRDAEGNLLVEDDDGGPGAHSNITFTATTSGTYYLDVASYGEQGTGQYGLSVVEGDKAYYDGNMGAGALLRPGLSWSGPGTPATVTYGFRENNNGVEDTFAHVTDAQIAAIEGVLASYSEVANISFERVNPDGFTDDATILFSNYHSTTDGAGAYAYYPGSAEADAYEGDVWLNTNSVSTDELPTGSYSHFAVMHEVGHAVGLAHPGDYNAGPGVRITYDDHAQFRQDTQQYSVMSYFDESNADSNLGYGGFPDTLMPLDILALQQLYGVNTTTRADDTVYGYNSNAGGVYDFSEGMPSALTIWDAGGNDTIDMSGAGKVNQMISLIDGSFSNVGGGLSNLAIAYNAVIENAIGSGGNDTIIGNAAGNTLTGKAGNDTLIGNGGKDKLIGGNGHDTLRGGSGSDVLKGGAGDDTLDGGSGADKLIAGAGDDTLTGGSGSDNFCFFNVGGDDTINDFELGNDLISIKSHMAEFANLTIFDDGGDTVITFGTNSISLVNVDAALLSESDFAFV from the coding sequence ATGACAAATCTCTACGAGACCAGAGATGCCGCAGACGACGCGTCAACATCCTACCGTTTGAGGGACACGGGGCAGTATGCGCAGGGCACTCAAGACAATATCTTTGAGACGGTTCAAGGCACTATTTCCAACGATGGCGACCACGACTGGTACAAAGTTGAGCTGGTGGCGGGGCAGACCTACACCTTTGCTGCCATTGGCACTTTTGATGGTGAGAGCCGATTGGTAGACCCTTACCTGCGCCTGCGCGATGCAGAAGGCAACTTGTTGGTGGAAGACGATGATGGCGGGCCGGGAGCTCATTCCAACATCACCTTTACCGCAACCACCAGCGGCACCTACTACCTTGATGTGGCGAGCTATGGGGAACAGGGAACCGGGCAGTATGGCCTTTCTGTCGTGGAGGGCGACAAGGCTTATTATGATGGCAACATGGGTGCCGGTGCCTTGCTTCGTCCGGGCCTTTCCTGGAGTGGGCCAGGCACGCCTGCGACTGTGACCTATGGGTTCCGTGAGAACAACAACGGAGTTGAAGACACGTTTGCCCACGTGACGGATGCGCAGATTGCCGCCATTGAGGGCGTGTTGGCTTCCTACTCTGAAGTGGCGAACATCTCGTTTGAGCGGGTGAACCCGGACGGTTTCACTGATGACGCGACCATTCTGTTTTCCAACTACCACTCCACCACGGATGGGGCTGGCGCTTATGCCTACTATCCGGGTTCAGCAGAGGCTGATGCCTATGAAGGAGATGTGTGGCTGAACACAAACAGTGTCTCCACCGACGAGCTGCCGACTGGATCCTATAGCCATTTTGCAGTGATGCATGAGGTTGGCCATGCGGTTGGACTGGCACATCCGGGGGATTACAACGCCGGACCGGGTGTTCGCATCACCTATGATGATCATGCCCAGTTCAGACAGGATACGCAGCAGTATTCCGTGATGAGCTACTTTGATGAGAGCAATGCGGACTCCAATCTTGGTTACGGTGGTTTCCCAGATACTTTGATGCCGCTGGACATTCTGGCACTGCAGCAGCTTTACGGTGTAAACACCACCACCCGTGCGGATGATACTGTGTATGGCTACAATTCCAACGCCGGTGGCGTCTATGACTTCTCCGAGGGTATGCCGAGCGCTCTGACCATCTGGGATGCTGGCGGGAATGACACCATCGATATGTCTGGCGCTGGCAAGGTGAACCAGATGATCAGCCTAATCGACGGTTCATTCTCTAATGTGGGCGGCGGATTGAGCAATCTGGCGATCGCTTACAATGCAGTGATCGAGAATGCCATTGGCAGCGGCGGGAATGACACCATCATCGGCAATGCTGCTGGCAATACGCTGACTGGTAAAGCTGGCAATGACACGCTGATCGGCAATGGCGGCAAAGACAAGCTGATTGGTGGAAATGGCCATGACACCCTGCGCGGCGGTTCTGGTAGCGACGTGCTGAAAGGTGGTGCCGGAGACGATACGCTGGATGGCGGTTCCGGGGCGGATAAGCTGATCGCCGGAGCTGGTGACGATACCCTCACCGGCGGTTCTGGCTCTGACAACTTCTGCTTCTTCAACGTGGGCGGTGATGACACCATCAACGACTTTGAACTTGGCAATGATCTTATCTCCATCAAGAGCCACATGGCGGAGTTTGCGAACCTGACTATCTTTGATGATGGCGGGGACACCGTGATCACCTTTGGAACCAACTCCATTTCTCTGGTGAACGTGGACGCTGCGCTGCTGAGCGAAAGTGACTTTGCTTTCGTGTAA
- a CDS encoding MBL fold metallo-hydrolase has protein sequence MELHFLRNATLIIQHEQHKILVDPMLGKVGSLPSYSFIRHKSRRNPMVPLPDVAQDHLQGITAAMVTHCQLGHSDHLDGAAKKFLLSQKIPVFCRLDDETFIGKRGISTVPLKDEQRQPFFDGFITPIPTIHGYGWIARFMGPGVGYFLELPGAPTLYVSGDTILTKDVRHCLKTLKPDIAVVAAGNASLDIGKDILMSLDEIMEFIRIAPGKVIANHLEAINHCPVTRPQLRELAQKAGLSEKLLIPADGETLSFSAEPAFAQAI, from the coding sequence ATGGAACTTCACTTTCTTCGCAACGCAACCCTCATCATCCAACATGAACAGCACAAGATTCTGGTGGATCCCATGTTGGGCAAAGTAGGCTCACTCCCCAGCTACAGCTTCATCCGCCACAAGAGCCGCCGAAACCCTATGGTCCCTCTGCCCGATGTTGCGCAAGATCACCTGCAAGGCATCACCGCCGCCATGGTCACCCACTGCCAGCTGGGGCACTCCGATCATCTGGACGGCGCCGCCAAGAAGTTCCTGCTGTCTCAGAAAATCCCAGTCTTCTGCCGTCTGGATGATGAAACCTTCATCGGCAAGCGAGGCATTTCAACAGTTCCGCTGAAAGATGAACAGCGTCAACCGTTCTTCGATGGCTTCATCACGCCAATCCCAACGATCCATGGTTACGGTTGGATTGCAAGGTTCATGGGGCCGGGTGTCGGCTACTTTCTGGAACTCCCGGGTGCGCCCACCCTCTACGTCTCCGGTGACACCATCCTCACCAAAGACGTCCGCCACTGCCTCAAAACGCTGAAACCGGATATCGCCGTCGTCGCAGCAGGCAACGCCAGTCTGGACATCGGCAAGGACATCCTCATGTCGCTGGATGAGATCATGGAGTTCATCAGGATCGCCCCCGGAAAGGTAATCGCCAACCACTTGGAAGCCATCAACCACTGCCCGGTAACCCGCCCCCAACTGCGTGAACTGGCCCAAAAAGCAGGCCTGAGCGAAAAACTCCTAATCCCCGCCGACGGAGAAACCCTCAGCTTCAGCGCCGAACCCGCCTTTGCTCAAGCCATATAA
- a CDS encoding nucleotidyltransferase family protein, with protein sequence MSPEANHRLPKKDLHKFKEVEHHQRIISASDVQEITGAGVIKAMPKLMRPSALANANLEYLDQAALADPQVTSEDERTRLLELVLRSNAHLIAAMKGIRSLRLPDWCISGPSIAWPLWTALKGKPAMAGNHQLYITYYDPSDQALEKEATYLRHIRQVLSAGPYQVHLSNQAGHVVHHDKDSMSNGTPVTCTAEALVRDPVQTYALGVRLETSGTFTVIAPFGLSGVFAMKMERNTGYCDEEHFLYKLRRVEAMWPGIAFR encoded by the coding sequence ATGTCCCCGGAAGCCAATCACCGGCTCCCGAAAAAGGACCTGCACAAGTTCAAGGAAGTCGAGCATCACCAGCGCATCATTTCAGCGTCCGATGTTCAGGAAATAACCGGTGCAGGCGTTATCAAGGCAATGCCGAAATTAATGCGTCCATCAGCTTTGGCCAATGCCAACCTGGAGTATCTGGACCAGGCAGCCCTCGCGGATCCTCAAGTGACCAGCGAAGACGAACGCACACGCCTCCTCGAACTGGTCCTGCGCTCCAACGCCCACCTGATCGCCGCCATGAAAGGCATCCGATCCCTCCGTCTCCCGGACTGGTGTATCTCCGGCCCTTCTATCGCCTGGCCACTCTGGACAGCACTCAAGGGCAAACCTGCTATGGCAGGCAACCACCAGCTCTACATCACCTATTACGATCCCTCTGATCAGGCGCTGGAAAAAGAAGCCACCTACCTGCGCCACATCCGTCAGGTTCTCAGTGCCGGTCCCTATCAGGTGCACCTATCCAATCAGGCTGGCCATGTTGTCCATCACGACAAAGATAGCATGAGCAATGGCACGCCCGTCACCTGCACGGCTGAAGCGCTGGTACGTGATCCCGTCCAGACATACGCCCTCGGCGTCCGCCTCGAAACCAGCGGCACATTCACAGTAATAGCCCCCTTCGGCCTCTCCGGTGTTTTCGCCATGAAGATGGAACGCAACACCGGTTATTGCGATGAAGAACACTTCCTCTACAAGCTCCGCCGTGTCGAAGCCATGTGGCCGGGGATAGCGTTCAGGTAA
- a CDS encoding orotate phosphoribosyltransferase, with amino-acid sequence MFSNSFPDREVMAELTAKMLMEIKAVNFRPEEPYILASGLASPVYIDCRKLISYPRIRGTLMEFAVATLLRDAGFEKFDAIAGGETAGIPFAAWIADKMALPMQYVRKKPKGYGRDAQIEGDIHEGQNVLLVEDLTTDGGSKIKFCEALRTAGAEVTDTLVVFYYDIFPETKGKLAEHGVNLHYLATWHDILRVCRSNDYFSPEKLNEVEKFLNNPLEWSAANGGVSELPI; translated from the coding sequence ATGTTTTCCAATTCTTTTCCTGACCGCGAAGTGATGGCGGAACTGACCGCAAAAATGCTCATGGAAATCAAGGCGGTGAACTTCCGTCCAGAAGAGCCGTACATTCTGGCTTCCGGCCTTGCGAGCCCGGTTTATATCGACTGCCGCAAGCTGATCTCCTACCCACGCATTCGCGGCACCCTGATGGAGTTTGCTGTAGCAACCCTGCTGCGTGATGCGGGCTTTGAGAAGTTTGATGCGATTGCAGGTGGCGAGACTGCTGGCATTCCGTTTGCTGCATGGATTGCAGACAAGATGGCCCTGCCAATGCAGTACGTCCGCAAGAAGCCAAAGGGTTATGGCCGTGACGCGCAGATTGAGGGTGACATCCACGAAGGGCAGAACGTGCTGCTGGTGGAAGACCTGACCACTGATGGCGGCTCCAAGATCAAGTTCTGTGAAGCGCTACGCACAGCTGGTGCTGAGGTGACCGACACGCTGGTGGTGTTCTACTACGACATCTTCCCGGAAACGAAGGGCAAGCTGGCAGAGCATGGCGTGAACCTGCACTACCTTGCCACCTGGCACGACATCCTGCGCGTTTGCCGCTCCAACGACTACTTCTCTCCTGAGAAGCTGAATGAAGTTGAGAAGTTCCTCAATAACCCGCTGGAATGGTCCGCAGCCAACGGCGGCGTCAGCGAGCTTCCGATTTAA
- a CDS encoding RidA family protein encodes MKLTGKALGLCAALLFSGSALAASSDQKTIINPDTLSDSSNSGYSQIVVVAPDTRMVYVAGQVGIDKDGSNAFEDQVDRTFENVIKALEAAGSSVEDTVKITVLIKGINQDRLDYVNKKRREVFGVSPPASTLIPVPALATEIIEFEIDAVAVVPDKSSGD; translated from the coding sequence ATGAAACTCACCGGCAAAGCGCTTGGCCTTTGTGCCGCACTCCTGTTCAGCGGTTCAGCACTGGCGGCAAGTTCAGATCAGAAAACCATTATCAATCCGGACACCCTGTCAGATTCAAGCAACTCAGGTTATTCTCAGATCGTTGTCGTCGCGCCCGACACGCGCATGGTCTATGTGGCCGGGCAAGTTGGCATTGATAAAGATGGATCCAACGCCTTTGAGGATCAGGTGGATCGCACTTTTGAGAATGTGATCAAGGCGCTGGAAGCCGCTGGCAGCAGTGTTGAAGACACCGTAAAAATTACCGTGCTGATTAAAGGTATCAATCAGGACAGGCTGGACTATGTGAATAAAAAACGTCGTGAAGTCTTCGGCGTCAGCCCACCAGCAAGCACACTCATTCCAGTCCCGGCGCTGGCGACTGAAATCATCGAGTTTGAAATCGATGCAGTTGCTGTCGTGCCGGATAAGTCCTCCGGCGATTAA
- a CDS encoding GlxA family transcriptional regulator, which translates to MPSTIAILLLENFLGLAAFGSADMFETANEIAKVRGDEGAPFEVKTYSLDGQPVRSSNGILVTPDGSLEDITAPDVVFLPGIGTSTAPQCTLNTSWFQGVAETLQQLSQGGAIVAASCTGTFLLAEAGLLDGKKATTTWWKQKEFSSAYHDVELDGDEILIDAGNVITSAAGTSALDLALYLIKRLKGPALSRLCARFMVLEENRGSQQPFMIPWHQKTRDETIERADQWVQNNLSSQPIKVQDLAAFLGMSTRSLLRHFQRKLSLSPQQFILNIRCERAKSQLEYTNTAIAKIAEVLGYSDENAFRRSFLSQVGLSPAQYRLKFRREAY; encoded by the coding sequence ATGCCTTCCACCATCGCGATATTGCTGCTGGAGAACTTCCTGGGGCTCGCGGCCTTTGGCTCGGCAGACATGTTTGAGACCGCCAACGAGATCGCCAAGGTGCGCGGTGATGAAGGGGCGCCGTTTGAGGTGAAGACTTACTCGCTGGATGGCCAACCAGTGCGGTCTTCCAACGGCATTCTGGTGACACCAGACGGATCACTCGAGGACATCACCGCACCGGATGTTGTTTTTCTGCCGGGCATCGGCACTTCAACAGCACCGCAATGCACGCTCAACACCAGTTGGTTTCAGGGCGTTGCGGAGACGCTTCAGCAGCTGTCTCAGGGTGGTGCGATTGTTGCGGCGAGTTGCACTGGCACGTTTTTGCTGGCAGAGGCAGGATTGCTGGATGGTAAGAAGGCGACAACGACCTGGTGGAAGCAGAAGGAGTTTTCATCGGCCTATCACGATGTTGAGCTGGATGGCGATGAAATCCTGATTGATGCGGGCAATGTGATTACCAGCGCAGCGGGAACATCCGCACTGGACCTTGCACTCTACCTGATCAAACGGTTGAAAGGCCCTGCCCTTTCCCGGTTGTGCGCGCGGTTTATGGTGCTGGAAGAGAACCGCGGTTCTCAGCAGCCCTTTATGATCCCGTGGCATCAAAAGACACGGGATGAGACGATTGAGCGGGCAGATCAGTGGGTGCAGAACAACCTATCCTCCCAGCCCATCAAAGTGCAGGATTTGGCGGCTTTTCTTGGCATGAGTACCCGCAGTCTGCTGCGCCACTTTCAGCGCAAGCTTTCGCTGTCGCCACAACAGTTCATCCTGAACATTCGTTGCGAACGCGCCAAGTCTCAGCTGGAATACACGAACACTGCCATCGCGAAGATCGCAGAAGTGCTGGGATATTCCGACGAGAATGCGTTTCGTCGGTCCTTCCTCTCACAGGTGGGCCTTTCCCCGGCACAGTACCGGCTGAAATTTCGCAGAGAGGCTTATTAA